The following are from one region of the Pseudohongiella spirulinae genome:
- the paaA gene encoding 1,2-phenylacetyl-CoA epoxidase subunit PaaA yields MSNFNCDSTELERRFQLRVDEEQRIEPKDWMPEKYRANLIRQISQHAHSEVIGMQPEGCWITRAPTLHRKIVLLAKVQDEGGHGLYLYSAAETLGVSREELIDRLHSGSAKYASIFNYPSLTWADVGIIGWLVDGAAIVNQITLQRTSYGPYARAMVRVCKEESFHQRQGYQSVMALARGSDEQKAMAQDALDRWWWPSLMMFGPHDGESAHSAQSMKWKIKRESNDSLRQRFVDQTVPQAEYLGLRIPDSKLRWNEERGHYDFGEINWEEFENVISGNGPCNRQRLAHHVQAHQDGDWVREAVRAYDRKQLDRVGATEAAGNRKKHAA; encoded by the coding sequence ATGAGTAATTTTAATTGTGATTCAACCGAGCTTGAGCGGCGCTTTCAGCTGCGGGTTGACGAGGAGCAGCGAATAGAGCCGAAGGACTGGATGCCAGAGAAGTATCGGGCAAACCTGATTCGACAAATATCTCAACACGCTCATTCAGAAGTTATTGGTATGCAGCCTGAGGGATGCTGGATAACGCGCGCACCAACTCTGCATCGGAAGATCGTTTTGCTCGCCAAAGTTCAGGACGAGGGCGGGCATGGACTGTATTTGTACAGTGCCGCAGAAACACTTGGAGTCAGTCGTGAAGAGCTCATCGATCGTCTCCACAGTGGCAGTGCCAAGTATGCATCCATATTCAATTACCCGTCTCTGACGTGGGCGGATGTAGGCATCATCGGATGGTTGGTAGATGGTGCGGCTATTGTGAACCAGATCACTTTGCAGCGGACTTCGTATGGTCCCTATGCAAGGGCCATGGTGCGTGTATGCAAAGAGGAAAGCTTCCACCAGCGACAGGGTTACCAAAGTGTTATGGCGTTGGCACGTGGTTCTGATGAACAAAAAGCGATGGCGCAGGATGCCCTTGACCGATGGTGGTGGCCTTCATTGATGATGTTTGGTCCGCACGATGGTGAATCTGCACACAGTGCGCAATCTATGAAGTGGAAAATCAAACGCGAAAGTAATGACAGTCTACGACAACGATTTGTTGATCAGACGGTACCTCAGGCTGAATATCTGGGGCTTCGCATTCCCGATTCAAAGCTGCGCTGGAACGAAGAGCGCGGCCATTATGATTTTGGTGAGATCAATTGGGAAGAATTCGAAAACGTAATAAGTGGTAACGGTCCGTGCAATCGCCAGCGTCTGGCCCACCATGTTCAGGCACATCAAGACGGCGACTGGGTGCGGGAAGCTGTCAGGGCTTATGACAGAAAGCAGCTCGATCGGGTGGGCGCGACGGAAGCAGCGGGCAATCGTAAGAAGCACGCAGCATAA
- the pcaF gene encoding 3-oxoadipyl-CoA thiolase, with the protein MLKDAFICDAVRTPIGRYGGALAAVRADDLGALPIRALIERNTGIQWSEVDDVVYGCANQAGEDNRNVARMSALLAGLPVDVPGTTINRLCGSGMDAVGYASRAIRTGEAQLVVAGGVESMSRAPFVLGKAETAFSRSQELYDTTIGWRFINKRLASIYGTHSMPETAEEVAAQFGVSRADQDAFALRSQQKATAARDSGRFTEEIIPVSIPQKKRSDLVVEHDEHIRADASLEALSALGTPFRQNGSVTAGNSSGVNDGACALLLASENAVKDYGLSARAKVRAMAVAGIEPRIMGAGPVAAVHKVLRLVGLTLADMDVIELNEAFAAQSLAVLRELGLADDAANVNPNGGAIALGHPLGMSGARLVTTAMIELERTGGLYALCTMCVGVGQGIAMVIERCDASV; encoded by the coding sequence ATGTTGAAAGATGCTTTTATCTGTGATGCCGTTCGCACACCCATTGGTCGTTATGGCGGTGCACTTGCTGCAGTCCGGGCAGACGATCTGGGTGCCCTGCCGATACGTGCACTGATTGAGCGTAACACAGGCATTCAATGGTCCGAGGTGGATGATGTGGTTTATGGCTGTGCCAATCAGGCGGGCGAGGATAATCGCAACGTGGCGCGAATGTCGGCTCTGCTTGCCGGCTTGCCGGTCGATGTGCCCGGAACGACTATCAATCGCCTGTGTGGGTCCGGAATGGACGCCGTGGGTTATGCGTCCCGGGCAATTCGTACGGGCGAGGCCCAATTAGTGGTGGCAGGCGGTGTCGAGTCCATGTCGCGGGCGCCGTTTGTGCTGGGTAAAGCCGAGACTGCCTTCAGCCGCAGCCAGGAGCTGTACGACACAACCATTGGCTGGCGCTTTATAAACAAGCGTCTGGCCTCAATTTACGGCACCCACTCGATGCCGGAGACGGCTGAGGAAGTTGCAGCGCAATTCGGCGTCAGCAGGGCCGATCAGGATGCGTTTGCGCTGCGCAGCCAGCAAAAGGCGACAGCAGCTCGTGACTCCGGCCGGTTTACAGAGGAGATAATTCCCGTATCAATTCCGCAGAAAAAGCGCAGTGACCTGGTTGTCGAGCACGACGAGCATATCCGCGCCGATGCTTCGTTGGAGGCTCTGTCGGCCCTCGGCACTCCATTTCGACAAAATGGCAGTGTGACTGCAGGTAACTCATCGGGCGTAAATGATGGGGCGTGCGCACTGTTATTGGCTTCTGAGAATGCGGTTAAAGACTACGGGCTGAGTGCTCGTGCCAAGGTGCGTGCTATGGCGGTGGCCGGTATTGAGCCACGCATTATGGGTGCTGGGCCAGTGGCCGCCGTTCATAAGGTGCTCCGCCTGGTGGGGTTAACGCTGGCTGATATGGACGTTATTGAACTGAACGAAGCTTTTGCGGCCCAATCGCTTGCTGTCCTGCGCGAGCTGGGCCTTGCCGATGATGCCGCAAACGTGAACCCTAATGGCGGGGCTATAGCATTGGGGCACCCGCTGGGCATGAGCGGTGCGCGCCTGGTCACAACAGCCATGATAGAACTGGAGCGCACAGGAGGGCTGTATGCCCTGTGTACCATGTGTGTTGGCGTTGGCCAGGGCATTGCCATGGTCATAGAAAGGTGTGACGCGTCAGTCTGA
- the paaG gene encoding 2-(1,2-epoxy-1,2-dihydrophenyl)acetyl-CoA isomerase PaaG: protein MTAFANIMYTVEDGVAVLTLNRPETLNSFTVAMHEEVRVAMNDARTNPEVRCLLITGAGRGFCAGQDLNDRTVQSDAGPLDLGESVEKYYNPFVRSIMTLDKPVLCAVNGVAAGAGASIALACDIVLAARSAKFVQVFCKIGLIPDSGGTWNLPRALGLPRAKGLALLGDKLPAEQAENWGMIWRCVDDDALMSETMELARYLATQPTRGLAETKRLLNESFSTPMHQQMENEKYAMRRLGQSHDYREGVAAFLDKRPPVFRGD, encoded by the coding sequence ATGACAGCATTCGCAAATATTATGTACACCGTAGAGGACGGCGTGGCAGTTCTGACGCTGAATCGCCCTGAGACTCTGAACAGCTTTACGGTTGCCATGCACGAAGAAGTACGTGTCGCAATGAACGATGCGCGCACTAATCCGGAAGTACGTTGCCTGTTAATAACTGGCGCCGGTCGTGGCTTCTGTGCGGGTCAGGATCTGAATGACAGAACTGTGCAATCTGATGCGGGTCCGCTTGATCTGGGTGAGTCGGTAGAGAAATACTACAACCCTTTTGTCAGATCGATCATGACTCTTGATAAGCCGGTTCTCTGTGCCGTGAATGGAGTTGCTGCGGGTGCCGGCGCCAGCATCGCGCTCGCTTGTGATATTGTGCTGGCAGCACGCTCCGCCAAATTTGTACAAGTGTTCTGTAAAATTGGCTTGATTCCTGATTCGGGTGGCACCTGGAACTTACCTCGCGCGCTTGGATTGCCTCGCGCCAAAGGTCTGGCTCTGTTGGGTGACAAACTACCCGCCGAGCAGGCGGAAAACTGGGGCATGATCTGGCGCTGTGTGGATGATGATGCACTGATGTCAGAAACAATGGAGCTCGCCAGGTATCTCGCCACTCAACCTACACGGGGATTGGCCGAAACAAAACGTCTTCTGAATGAATCATTCTCTACCCCCATGCACCAGCAAATGGAGAATGAAAAATATGCCATGCGGCGTTTGGGGCAGTCGCACGATTATCGCGAAGGTGTTGCTGCTTTCCTGGATAAGCGGCCACCGGTTTTTCGTGGTGACTGA